The genomic segment aagtattttaaaattgaaattaagtatttcacaagtaaaactaagtatttcaaaaaattcaattagttatgaatttgtttttgtttaataaaaaatatttaaattaaatatacatgtcatccaaatgcattgggattgatgagtggaaagagaagatgtctaacaaaaataagtatttatatacttttttattaattaaaagggtaaaaatgtaaaaatgcatgaaatatgtagtaaaaactgagtttgttttttgtcaggtactaaattacaaaaacaaactgttgggtactgaatcttaaataaatcttggacagatgtatttttctacaaattaccCTTATATGTACTATTGACTGAACTCTCGGACTTATTTATctcgataaaaaaaattataaaaaaacaactaaatctaaataaataaatttcaaaaaacTACCGTCAAAAAATTAGTGAACTTAAATACATGTGTCATTAAAATTGAACTCGATGCTCCATTCACGGAACAGCAGAATCATACAATTTTTTTGCATGTGATTTTAGCTCAGATTAACTGTAAAACAAATTTGGTGAGGGAATGGGGGATTCAATAGAGACCAAACAGTTGGTAAATATAAAAAACCATCTTATGATATTCAAGCAGAACATGTAAATTTCATAAAGCATATATTCTCTGTTTCGGAAGAACAAAAACTTTCATAGATGGTACAGCCAAAGACTGGGAAGATGATGTAGCTTCTCATTTCTATCCTCGAATGAATTTCTTGACTGTAAAGGATAAGTATGTtctcgatatatatatatattatacttaATAAGTAGCCGCACCAAATCATGTAACAGGATTAAGGGGAAATTTCCAGCCTCGGTTCGAAGCAAAAACCAGTAAAGAGCTGAAGTGGAAACTTCTTGGTCACCGGAGATTTTTGCGACCACTTCCACTGCTTTAAACTCGAGTCGAAAATAAGAAGAGCGGGAGCTCCATAGCTCTGGATGTACACGAGATCATCAGTTCCGCTGCTGGCAAATACATCATCAAACTCGCCAAAACCATAAAAGTACTTGTGGGGCATTCGAGCTATCTCCTGCCACTCTCTACCCTTCAGAGCCCAAATACCAATCCCCTTAATAACACCAGGACGATCTGGTTTCCCAATTCCTCCAACCAGTACAAGTTTTTCATTCAGGTTCATCAAACGACCACACGTAAGCGAACAAGGTGCAGCAATGAAATTCCTCATGAGTATATCATTGGAGGGTCGGCTTCCAAGATTATACATGATCAGGCCATGGCGATTTACAGGATCACCACCTCCAGTTGAGTAAATCAAGAAGTATAATACCCCGTCGCATATCACGCTCTCATCACCAGCTCGCCACCCTGTTAGGCTCTCTGTCAAAATCGTCCCCCAAGTCAAAGTTTGGGACTGGTACATGTAAATAGAGAGATTCCACTGGAATAAATTTCCAGGTACCTGCCTAGATTTAACGACTAATATCTTGTAATTATGAGATTGAGATGCTCTGTCGACTGAAATGGCTAAGGCACGGTAGTCGGAAAATCTTGGGCCAGGAGGCTCAACTACTGCCCTCCAGCAAAAGGTTATTGGGTTACAGACATACATTTCTCTCCTATCATTGTCCATGAAGCAAACTAACCCACGAGATGAAGCAATGGACCAGTTGGATGTATCTATACAGGGGAGATCGATACTGTGCCATTTTCTAATGACCGGATCGTATGCATAACCAATGGGTTCGTCTGAGCTTGTGAACATAAAGTACCACGGTTTTGGTGACGCTGCACGAGAATAGTTCCCAATGAACCTCTTCGAGGTTACAATTTCATGCCATCTTTTACACACCGAGCCTGCCCGGAAAATGCTGGCAATGGGGAGATAGGCCAATATTCGTTCCAACAGATCATCAGGTAAAATTAAATCCAAATAAACTGCAGCTAAATCTTTATCCTTTTGCTCATGAAGGTCTGAGAATGAATCAAACTCCAAGGAGGGGCTAGTAAAGTTATAAATGCTATGACTCACCCATGAATTTTCCTCTTCCATGATTAACAGAAGCTGCAAAATCTGGAACAAAAaccaaacaaaattaaaattaaagaaCTTATCAAAGTTCATTCTTGCACAAAAATCCAATAAAAATGGTGTAAAGATTCAAAAAAACCACTATCCTTGCTGAATCAACTAAACTGCCAGAGCAAGACTGCATATAAAAACAGAAATCAATTATAGTTTCTACACAGACTGATGAAAGGAACATTTCACTGAGTTCATATATACATTTAACATATATTACACATATAAACACCAATCCAGAGGCTAGGACAACATAATATAACATTTAAGGAAATTAAATTCTGCTAATGCTGACTCCCGACAAAATTAGATAACTTAAATTGATTTGAAAAAAATAGGGAACTCAAAAACATTCTTCCATCCCAACATAAAGTTAGATTCATTATGTTGACGAATCAATAGGGGCGCATTTTACATGAATCAACCATAAAGGAAGAATAAAAATACAATGGTCAACAAAACttttcaaaaaaagaaaaacccAAGAAATCTCCCCAGGATCTAGGAGTGGATTCATACCACCACTTAAAACCAAGCACAATTATATACTATTAAAAGGTGCAAAGAAGTAGCAGAGAAACCAGATGCAGCGCTGGGTTTCCACACCTTTGCTTCCTAACTCTTTGAGAATAAGAGATAACGTGGCATTTATATCAAAAATTTATAAGCTTACAACATAGGTAAACAATATCTTTCGGtgaatttaaaaatttgcatagaAGTAAAGATCTCATTTTATAACCAGTAAACAGAGGAGGAAAATGCAATCACCAGTTTCTTTTCACAAAAAGGTTGAAAAGTTCAGAGATGATTACCCCAAATGGAACCATAAAATTTACCATGCAACACACACATCAGTGGGAGGGTAATATATATCTTGAAAGCAACAACCCTCTGCAATATTTATTATCATGATAACTAATAAGCTTTCAAGAAAGAGCAACCACTTCCACTATTCTGGGCACCAAacctaaaattatttttattgagaGGGTAAAACATCAATCAATGTTTGgtgaaaatgaaaaaatatatatgcacCAAGCAGCACCATTCGATGAAACATCGAAAAACAAACAATCATATAATGCAAAAATAAGAAAGCAACAAATACACAACCAAAATGAAAGTAAGAAACACTGTGGGAAGCTCCAACACTGACAAATCCTGAAAACAACCATAATATCATATTCCCAAGgaaacaaaaatacattttttttccATGTAAATTAATATCAAACCTCTGATACAAAACTTTTCCTCAAAACAAATAGGCCTTCCCAGAATGCTCAAATCTCTCAAGATTCACCACTTAACCGGCCAAGTCAAAACAACAAAACAAAAAGCTCCACCCTTTCCAGAAAACAAAAAACATTCAAGAAACTCAAAATTCAGGAAATGGGCTCGAATCAATCATCCCAACGATCCCAAGAAAACAAACGAAGAGCATAAATGGGCCGGTCCGGATTTAGATAAAAACGCATCTCTCACATGTTCTATACGTTATGATTCAGCCAATATTACATTTATAGTGAGAAAAATATTGATTTCTCCAGAATATCTTTATCCCTTGTACATTCTATTGATGTGGCCAAGACGACGGGCTGAGGGGAATGAAAGCGAAGGGTGGAGTTATAGTAGGGGTCGTATTTTGTTAATACAGACAAGAGTGTGCGTGAGAGTTGAGGTGGTGTTTGTCAAGGCATCGAATTGATGAAATTTTAATGGCCTTcagaattttcaaaataaataaataaataatttggaaaaaataattataataaccttactcaaaaaaattacaataattTTATACTCGTTGTTTGTTTGTACGAAATAAATTATGtaaacaaaattatatatatatatatatatatatatatatatatatatatatatatatgcgtgtttgttaagattaaaaaaatgataaatattaaaatagtagttcttttgtgagacggtctcacgaatctttatctgcgaAACagatcaatcctaccgatattcacaataaaaagtgataatttttcatggattacccaaataagagatctgtctcacaaaatacgactcgtgagaccgtctcacacaagtttttgtcatattaaAAATTGGAAACATAAAGTTTGCTCCCCTTCAAGTATCGTGCCAAATTTTAGCTGATAGGTTGGTTTGCGTCAATTTCGATACGTTATTTATTCACCATATTTGTCTTGATAATgatatttgataaataatttagaTATATTTGATCACATCAAATATATAAGTGATATCTCatttatggcaaaaacttgtgtgagacggtctcacgggtcatatttgtgagacggatctcttatttggatcacccattaaaaagtattactttttatgctaagagtattactttctattgtgaatatgggtagggttgacccgtctcacagattatgatccgtgagacggtctcacatgagactcactcctcaTTTATTGGTACGATGATGGATATCATAGGTgaataacatataaaaattgtgTTTTACATTCGTAATACGTGCGAAAATAAATTTAGAACAAAagaatttatataaatttattagtctttaaaattcaatattttgatttaaaaatacGAATAGCCCATTTATACTTCATTTTCAGTGGATTAtctaaaaaacaaaattatatatataaatatatatataaatatatatattcatatctGTTTTGAATTTTACAGGTTCTAACAACTGGATTTGATAAaggttattattttatcaagTTGAATATGTGCGATGGGGTAACCATTTTATAGTGCTTTATCAAACCTCTGTCGTTGATGAAACATCGAGCTTTGAGGTTTCTGTCACCATGAGAAGGATCCTCTGCTTAATTCAAGAATTAGCATTGtagaattttcaaattcaataTGATAACCATTCTCTGTCAAGAAATCTTGGTGTTTTAATTTTCCTGCTGCCATATTGTTGTATCGTTCTCTTTCATATGACTTATGGAACATGTATAAAAACCCGCTGTGGTCGATGTAAAACATCATGTTTGTGTCGCGTAGtaaattatttctaatttccaCCTGTCTAATGCATTTGTGGGCTGTTGGGCGAAGGTGGGACACGAAATTTGGGAACGCCCCTCTGTCCCCTCttttctttttataaaaaaaatttgacgttttgcgacggtttgttaaAATCGTCGCCATTTGCGACGGatttttaaaccgtcgcaaaacgtcaaatttttaaaaaaaataaactgcacatgtgggtttcgcgacggtttgttaaaatccgtcgccagttgcgacggatttttaaaaccgtcgcgaaacgtcaaatttttaaaaaaaaataaactgcacATGTGGGCGACAGCTCAGCTGTCGCCCACTGGGCGCTCACCAAAGGACGCCCAGGGTATCAAtctcctatatatatatatatatatatatatatatatatatatatatatatatatatatataaactattAAGTTTACGTGACGGGTTTTTTACTATTTTAGTTTCTTCCAGGAATAGCGAGTTCAGTTTGCCCCattattttctattttattcaaaattcaTTTCCCATATTTGACCATTAGAGTTGGCTAGTGAATTTTATATGGAAAAAAAAACACGGGTGAAACGGTTctacggatcgtattttattAGTGATTTTGGCTAATAAATACCCTAATACAATGAAGCTCGAATCAAGTAATCGGAGTTAATTTTAAAtccaaaataatttattttatgttaaaaaaataaatttattttgagtttttttgGGTCAAATTGGAGGAGGAGTTTGAactaaaaaaatgaataaataacACTGCATCAGTTAAAGCTCTAGGAATATGGCTTTGAGATtataatttcattaattattataatttttaaacaaaaaaattacttgcatatttttatgtaaaaatacgATTGTATGAACTATGAGTATGAAATCCACTTCTCTATTAATGTCTCTTTTGACTTCCCCCTCCCCTCGGGTTGGTTTAATTAGGTCACCTGGACCAGAATATTATGCTTCATATGCCATTATACTCATattaatatatgtttttttttgtgacaaatttaatattataattataaaggCACTTATAAATAACCTATGCCCACTTCGCATACCACTTCTAAAGGTGGGAGGAactgtgtatatatataattttgatatgatgtACGTCTAGCATGTGCATTGATACAAAAATTGATGATTTGATAGtgtttcatcacatccaataagCAGTGTCACATCATCTATGCTCACATAAATATACATGATAGATAAACACTTTAATTTTTCAACGATTACATTTGTCATTCTTAATAGAGTACAATAAATCAATAGAGCAAAATTCTTGttgttttcaatttttttggCATACATACATCTGAAatgtataatataatattgtGTATTCCATTTGAAGAAACTTTAAGCAAGGGATCAAATGGTTGGCACTTCATTCTCATGAGGTGAATCAAGGAATTATTAGTATGGATATAGTTCacgtgtttttttaaaaataattataaataaattacgTTATGTATATTAATTTACAACTCGGGGTCTCGAACTCAATAATTTGCCAATAAAATGGAACGTTGGTGCCGCTAGACCTAAACAAAATAGTCTTTTTGACGATGTACGTGAAGTCGACTGCAT from the Primulina eburnea isolate SZY01 chromosome 3, ASM2296580v1, whole genome shotgun sequence genome contains:
- the LOC140826572 gene encoding F-box/kelch-repeat protein At3g61590-like produces the protein MEEENSWVSHSIYNFTSPSLEFDSFSDLHEQKDKDLAAVYLDLILPDDLLERILAYLPIASIFRAGSVCKRWHEIVTSKRFIGNYSRAASPKPWYFMFTSSDEPIGYAYDPVIRKWHSIDLPCIDTSNWSIASSRGLVCFMDNDRREMYVCNPITFCWRAVVEPPGPRFSDYRALAISVDRASQSHNYKILVVKSRQVPGNLFQWNLSIYMYQSQTLTWGTILTESLTGWRAGDESVICDGVLYFLIYSTGGGDPVNRHGLIMYNLGSRPSNDILMRNFIAAPCSLTCGRLMNLNEKLVLVGGIGKPDRPGVIKGIGIWALKGREWQEIARMPHKYFYGFGEFDDVFASSGTDDLVYIQSYGAPALLIFDSSLKQWKWSQKSPVTKKFPLQLFTGFCFEPRLEISP